In Trichoderma asperellum chromosome 1, complete sequence, a single window of DNA contains:
- a CDS encoding uncharacterized protein (EggNog:ENOG41), with the protein MAPSQPGNNEEAAIPTPPLLDLTIDNITQNVVRINSQSGDARLNYLMERLVTHIHDFARETRLSTHEWTAAIQFLTQTGQICSEVRQEFILLSDVLGLSMLVDSIDHPKPTNCTEGSVLGPFHTHDAPHLPIGSSMSTDAAGEPMLVLCTVRDSSNRPIEGVKVDIWETDSSGHYDVQYSTREAPSERCIMTSDVDGSFWFKAIKPVSYPIPDDGPVGKLLGQLKRHPWRPAHVHFMFEKAGLDHLITTLFIRGDKYETSDVVFGVKSSLVVDLDKVDKDTAIKYGVPEGAWLLRHNFVLASTRETEELRDKNAMEAMERLGLKSKLIDHLPVPDLD; encoded by the exons ATGGCACCCTCTCAGCCCGGTAACAACGAGGAGGCTGCTATCCCCACCCCTCCGCTGCTGGACCTTACCATTGACAACATTACCCAGAATGTGGTGCGAATCAACTCACAGAGCGGCGATGCACGCCTCAACTACCTGATGGAGCGGCTGGTGACCCATATTCACGACTTTGCGCGGGAGACACGCCTCAGCACACACGAATGGACGGCGGCCATCCAGTTCCTAACTCAGACGGGCCAGATTTGCAGCGAGGTTCGCCAG GAATTTATCCTGCTCTCTGATGTCTTAGGCCTGTCCATGCTGGTTGACTCCATTGACCATCCCAAGCCAACAAACTGCACAGAAGGCTCCGTACTGGGGCCTTTCCACACCCACGATGCACCGCATCTGCCCATAGGCTCGTCCATGAGCACAGACGCTGCGGGAGAGCCCATGCTCGTCTTATGCACTGTCCGCGACTCGTCAAATAGGCCAATTGAAGGCGTCAAGGTCGACATCTGGGAGACGGACTCCTCGGGCCACTATGACGTGCAGTATTCCACCAGAGAGGCGCCAAGCGAGCGGTGCATTATGACCAGCGACGTGGACGGCAGCTTCTGGttcaaggccatcaagccTGTAAGCTATCCAATCCCGGATGATGGCCCGGTAGGCAAGCTGCTGGGGCAACTCAAGCGCCATCCATGGCGGCCAGCCCATGTGCACTTTATGTTTGAGAAGGCCGGCCTAGACCACTTGATAAC GACCCTGTTTATCCGCGGAGACAAGTACGAGACATCCGATGTCGTCTTTGGCGTCAAGTCGAGCCTGGTCGTCGATCTGGACAAGGTCGACAAGGATACGGCGATCAAATACGGAGTGCCCGAGGGAGCCTGGTTGCTCAGGCATAACTTTGTCTTGGCCAGCACAAGGGAGACGGAGGAGCTGAGAGACAAGAATGCCATGGAAGCAATGGAAAGATTGGGGCTGAAGAGCAAACTCATTGACCACCTGCCTGTACCTGATCTGGATTGA
- a CDS encoding uncharacterized protein (EggNog:ENOG41), which produces MAPSQPGNNEEAAIPTPPLLDLTIDNITQNVVRINSQSGDARLNYLMERLVTHIHDFARETRLSTHEWTAAIQFLTQTGQICSEVRQEFILLSDVLGLSMLVDSIDHPKPTNCTEGSVLGPFHTHDAPHLPIGSSMSTDAAGEPMLVLCTVRDSSNRPIEGVKVDIWETDSSGHYDVQYSTREAPSERCIMTSDVDGSFWFKAIKPVSYPIPDDGPVGKLLGQLKRHPWRPAHVHFMFEKAGLDHLIT; this is translated from the exons ATGGCACCCTCTCAGCCCGGTAACAACGAGGAGGCTGCTATCCCCACCCCTCCGCTGCTGGACCTTACCATTGACAACATTACCCAGAATGTGGTGCGAATCAACTCACAGAGCGGCGATGCACGCCTCAACTACCTGATGGAGCGGCTGGTGACCCATATTCACGACTTTGCGCGGGAGACACGCCTCAGCACACACGAATGGACGGCGGCCATCCAGTTCCTAACTCAGACGGGCCAGATTTGCAGCGAGGTTCGCCAG GAATTTATCCTGCTCTCTGATGTCTTAGGCCTGTCCATGCTGGTTGACTCCATTGACCATCCCAAGCCAACAAACTGCACAGAAGGCTCCGTACTGGGGCCTTTCCACACCCACGATGCACCGCATCTGCCCATAGGCTCGTCCATGAGCACAGACGCTGCGGGAGAGCCCATGCTCGTCTTATGCACTGTCCGCGACTCGTCAAATAGGCCAATTGAAGGCGTCAAGGTCGACATCTGGGAGACGGACTCCTCGGGCCACTATGACGTGCAGTATTCCACCAGAGAGGCGCCAAGCGAGCGGTGCATTATGACCAGCGACGTGGACGGCAGCTTCTGGttcaaggccatcaagccTGTAAGCTATCCAATCCCGGATGATGGCCCGGTAGGCAAGCTGCTGGGGCAACTCAAGCGCCATCCATGGCGGCCAGCCCATGTGCACTTTATGTTTGAGAAGGCCGGCCTAGACCACTTGATAACGTAG
- a CDS encoding uncharacterized protein (EggNog:ENOG41) has protein sequence MSDILPGLYRERAASPPRPVETVTFRLRTRSITGVGEVYNSKHRNVRRLTIQPKWFDKVVTAALSICPKFAQPRLQKWFPEWYLPRNIVLKTQKPNWVNEFHAEIKFYRALEPLQGIYIPQYLGATEFNGVKSHVLSDVGGICMADIDGDDASIAPAVEKLFRHTISTVASLGYYQNDMRLDNFHLVGDKIVIVDLEQMGVFSPRYNLEPITGFLVQKMTAIFSNYQQQMRDRYTSDLFND, from the exons ATGTCTGATATCCTACCCGGACTGTATCGGGAGCGAGCAGCCTCGCCTCCCAGGCCTGTGGAAACTGTC ACTTTCCGGCTTCGCACGCGTTCGATCACAGGCGTTGGGGAAGTCTACAACTCCAAACATCGCAATGTTCGCCGTTTGACGATCCAACCCAAGTGGTTCGACAAAGTCGTCACCGCAGCTTTGTCCATCTGTCCCAAGTTCGCACAGCCCCGTCTACAGAAATGGTTTCCGGAGTGGTACCTCCCTCGCAATATCGTGCTGAAGACGCAAAAGCCCAATTGGGTGAATGAATTCCACGCTGAAATCAAGTTCTATCGAGCCCTGGAGCCACTACAAGGCATCTATATCCCACAGTACCTCGGAGCCACCGAGTTCAACGGCGTTAAAAGCCATGTGTTGTCAGATGTTGGCGGTATCTGCATGGCCGACATTGATGGAGACGACGCGTCGATTGCTCCCGCTGTCGAGAAGCTGTTTCGCCACACAATCTCTACGGTGGCTTCCTTGGGCTACTACCAGAACGACATGAGACTGGACAACTTTCATCTTGTGGGTGACAAGATAGTCATTGTCGACTTGGAGCAAATGGGCGTCTTTTCGCCCCGATACAACTTGGAACCAATCACCGGCTTTCTTGTGCAGAAGATGACGGCGATTTTCTCCAATTACCAACAACAAATGAGGGATAGGTATACCAGTGATCTGTTCAACGACTAA